A region from the Geobacillus vulcani PSS1 genome encodes:
- a CDS encoding alpha/beta hydrolase: MEVVRTPRRAKRRIWISAAIGVVIFGLLVCVGLSVYVGWQLTHKPRAPITVTPKDYGMAYESATFTSKDGKTALKGWIIPPNGAAKMTVIFAHGYGNNRIQENVPFLPLAKRLVAEGYRVILFDFRASGESGGDMITIGVKEKDDLLGVIDYAKKHFREPIALYGVSMGAATSILAAAEDSDVRGVIADSPFSDLESYLRANMPVWTHLPNVPFTYLILAIVPALADLDLGVSSPIHAVDRVAPRPILFIHSKDDRSIPYKESVKLYNTHPDAFQLWLTDKADHVKSFSLYSNEYVERVSAFLRSLVKTSS; this comes from the coding sequence ATGGAAGTGGTGCGCACACCGCGCCGAGCGAAACGGCGCATTTGGATTTCGGCGGCCATTGGCGTTGTCATTTTCGGGTTGCTCGTTTGCGTCGGTTTATCTGTTTACGTCGGCTGGCAGTTGACGCATAAACCGCGCGCACCGATTACCGTGACGCCGAAAGACTACGGCATGGCGTATGAAAGCGCGACATTTACAAGCAAAGATGGGAAAACGGCGCTCAAAGGCTGGATCATTCCGCCTAACGGGGCGGCGAAGATGACGGTCATTTTTGCCCACGGATACGGCAACAATCGCATTCAAGAAAATGTACCGTTTTTGCCGCTCGCCAAACGGCTCGTTGCCGAAGGGTACCGCGTCATCTTGTTTGATTTTCGCGCCAGCGGCGAGTCGGGAGGCGATATGATTACGATCGGCGTCAAAGAGAAGGATGATTTGCTTGGCGTGATCGATTACGCGAAGAAACACTTCCGTGAACCGATCGCACTGTACGGTGTTTCAATGGGGGCGGCGACGTCGATTTTGGCAGCGGCAGAAGACAGTGATGTTCGCGGGGTGATTGCGGACAGCCCGTTTAGCGACCTCGAATCGTATTTGCGCGCCAACATGCCGGTATGGACGCACTTGCCGAACGTGCCGTTTACGTACTTGATTTTAGCGATCGTCCCGGCGCTTGCGGATTTGGATTTGGGTGTGTCTTCGCCCATCCATGCGGTCGATCGTGTCGCGCCCAGGCCGATTTTGTTCATCCACAGCAAAGACGACCGTTCGATTCCATACAAAGAAAGTGTGAAGTTGTACAACACCCATCCGGATGCGTTTCAGCTATGGCTGACGGACAAAGCGGATCATGTGAAAAGTTTTTCTCTCTACAGCAATGAGTATGTAGAACGAGTGTCGGCGTTTTTGCGCTCATTGGTAAAAACTTCTTCCTAA
- a CDS encoding bifunctional ADP-dependent NAD(P)H-hydrate dehydratase/NAD(P)H-hydrate epimerase: MIPIVTSNEMYAIDREVTERIGISADSLMENAGQALFSALKERISRAANVAVLAGAGNNGGDGFVVARMLKSYGYETDVWLVPPKEKVKGAARTALEVYERSGYSWIPYEGNEQEFAMRAPHYDVIIDALLGIGVKGEVRSPYQEIIEQLNRSRAVVYAIDVPSGVPAEGGDVAAAVRADVTFTIQCPKLGAYTFPAADYYGELVVVDIGIPPLVVKTNAARRFVWERSDVMRTMPKRRRSSHKGTYGKLLVVGGSKAMAGAVTLAAKAALRSGAGLVTMAVPETVYEAVANRMPEAMCRPWPAEGGAFAGATDWDGLDVDALAVGPGMGRTEGARRLVCELVRRPVPLVLDADALFFWEDYAEQVRRRSAPTVITPHPGEMARIVHRSIREVEHDRFGLSKRLAMEYGVYVVLKGPYTIVTTPDGSQYVNTTGNPALAKGGSGDVLTGIVGAFLLQHEAVQPAVSNAVFVHGKAADWLVQHGHSPWDVLASDVVEALPAVLASLA; the protein is encoded by the coding sequence ATGATTCCGATCGTAACATCTAATGAGATGTACGCCATCGACCGAGAAGTGACGGAGCGGATCGGCATCAGCGCTGATTCGTTGATGGAAAACGCCGGACAGGCGCTGTTTTCAGCACTGAAAGAACGAATTTCGCGCGCTGCTAACGTGGCGGTGCTTGCCGGGGCGGGCAACAACGGCGGGGATGGGTTTGTCGTTGCCCGCATGTTGAAAAGCTACGGCTACGAAACCGATGTATGGCTCGTTCCACCAAAGGAAAAGGTGAAAGGAGCGGCGCGCACCGCGCTTGAGGTGTACGAGCGGTCCGGGTATTCGTGGATTCCGTATGAAGGGAATGAACAAGAGTTTGCGATGCGTGCGCCGCACTACGACGTGATCATTGATGCGCTCCTTGGCATCGGCGTGAAAGGCGAGGTTCGCTCTCCGTATCAAGAAATCATTGAACAACTGAACCGCTCGCGGGCTGTTGTGTACGCAATCGATGTGCCAAGCGGGGTGCCGGCCGAGGGCGGTGATGTGGCTGCAGCCGTTCGCGCGGATGTGACGTTCACCATTCAATGCCCGAAGCTTGGGGCGTATACGTTCCCAGCGGCCGATTATTACGGAGAGCTTGTTGTTGTGGATATCGGCATTCCACCGCTCGTGGTCAAAACGAATGCAGCCCGTCGGTTCGTGTGGGAGCGAAGCGATGTCATGCGGACGATGCCAAAGCGGAGGCGGTCCTCGCATAAAGGAACGTATGGCAAACTGCTTGTAGTCGGCGGATCGAAAGCTATGGCAGGAGCGGTGACGCTCGCCGCCAAGGCAGCGCTGCGAAGCGGGGCTGGGTTGGTGACCATGGCTGTTCCAGAAACAGTGTACGAAGCCGTTGCCAATCGGATGCCCGAGGCGATGTGCAGGCCATGGCCGGCCGAAGGGGGAGCGTTTGCCGGAGCGACCGATTGGGACGGGCTGGATGTCGATGCGCTCGCCGTTGGTCCAGGCATGGGGAGAACGGAAGGGGCGCGCCGCCTGGTCTGCGAACTTGTGCGCCGGCCGGTGCCGCTTGTCCTCGATGCGGACGCCCTGTTTTTTTGGGAAGATTATGCTGAACAAGTGCGACGCCGAAGCGCGCCGACGGTGATCACCCCGCATCCGGGGGAAATGGCGCGCATCGTCCATCGCTCCATTCGCGAGGTCGAGCACGACCGCTTTGGGTTATCCAAGCGGTTGGCGATGGAATATGGCGTGTATGTCGTGTTGAAAGGGCCGTACACGATCGTCACCACGCCGGATGGATCACAATATGTCAACACGACCGGCAATCCGGCTTTGGCGAAAGGCGGCAGCGGTGACGTGTTAACGGGCATTGTGGGGGCGTTTTTGTTGCA
- a CDS encoding thiol-disulfide oxidoreductase DCC family protein, producing MHPVILFDGDCLFCRGSVHWIVARDRQAVFRFAAQQSAVGQALLAKQEMSAGDSVVLIENGCCYVKSDAVLCIGRRLAWPWNWLAASGFLVPRLLRDHIYDTVANHRHRLALKRDHCQLPPPELRSRFLDEWPLR from the coding sequence ATGCATCCTGTCATCTTGTTTGATGGCGATTGCCTATTTTGCCGTGGGAGTGTACACTGGATCGTTGCCCGCGACCGTCAGGCGGTGTTCCGCTTTGCGGCGCAACAGAGCGCCGTTGGTCAAGCATTGTTGGCCAAGCAGGAGATGTCAGCGGGAGACAGCGTCGTCCTCATCGAGAACGGTTGCTGTTATGTAAAATCTGATGCTGTCCTGTGCATCGGACGTCGTCTTGCTTGGCCTTGGAATTGGTTAGCAGCGTCTGGATTTCTTGTCCCGCGGCTGTTGCGCGATCATATATATGACACGGTCGCCAACCATCGGCATCGTCTCGCTCTGAAGCGCGATCATTGTCAGCTGCCGCCGCCTGAGCTGCGATCCCGCTTTCTTGATGAATGGCCGCTGCGGTGA
- a CDS encoding SOS response-associated peptidase has translation MCGRFTLTADLETLRALFRFRYQGSLAPRFNIAPGQDVLTVVAEGEERVGKMMRWGLVPFWAKDDRIGAKMINARAETVDEKASFRHAFKRRRCLILADGFYEWRKEGAKKVPYRFTLATDAPFAFAGLWERWEGASGPLETCTIITTRANELIAPIHDRMPVILPSERHDDWLDPSLDDSEYLKMFLQPYPSERMRTYEVAPLVNSPKNDVSACIEPVNSRPMEGT, from the coding sequence ATGTGCGGTCGGTTTACGTTGACAGCTGATTTGGAAACATTGAGGGCGTTGTTTCGTTTCCGTTATCAAGGTTCGCTTGCGCCTCGGTTCAACATCGCCCCGGGTCAAGATGTGTTGACCGTCGTCGCCGAAGGGGAGGAGAGAGTCGGGAAAATGATGCGCTGGGGGCTTGTGCCGTTTTGGGCGAAAGATGACCGCATCGGCGCCAAAATGATCAACGCCCGGGCGGAAACAGTCGATGAGAAGGCGAGCTTCCGCCATGCGTTCAAGCGGCGGCGCTGCTTGATTTTAGCCGACGGATTTTATGAGTGGAGAAAAGAGGGAGCGAAAAAAGTGCCGTATCGGTTTACGCTCGCAACGGATGCGCCGTTTGCGTTCGCCGGTCTGTGGGAGCGTTGGGAGGGAGCGAGCGGGCCGCTTGAGACGTGCACGATCATTACGACGAGGGCGAACGAGCTCATCGCCCCCATTCACGACCGGATGCCGGTCATCCTGCCTTCTGAGCGGCATGACGACTGGCTGGATCCAAGCTTGGATGACAGCGAGTATTTGAAAATGTTCCTGCAGCCATATCCGAGCGAACGAATGCGAACGTACGAAGTGGCGCCGCTGGTCAATTCGCCGAAAAACGATGTGAGCGCCTGCATTGAGCCCGTCAACAGCCGGCCAATGGAGGGAACGTGA